From Solea senegalensis isolate Sse05_10M linkage group LG19, IFAPA_SoseM_1, whole genome shotgun sequence, the proteins below share one genomic window:
- the LOC122785236 gene encoding potassium voltage-gated channel subfamily C member 1-like, with translation MIVVVNYVAFASLFFILLSISTFCLETHEVFNTIYNKTENVTIGNMTHQEIVYEIVTDSWLTYVEGVCVIWFTIEVMMRVIFCPDKAEFFRSALNIIDFVAIVPFYLEVALAGLSSKTAKDMLSFLRVVRFVRILRIFKLTRHFVGLRVLGHTLRASTNEFLLLIIFLALGVLIFATMIYYAERIGADPADPTAAAHTTFKNIPIGFWWAVVTMTTLGYGDMYPETWSGMLVGALCALAGVLTIAMPVPVIVNNFGMYYSLAMAKQKLPKKRNKHIPRAPQPGSPNYCKPDALAMATASPHRLMGNVLGPGMVGSGSMMGTGDCPLAQEEIIEINRADSKQNGDTAANAAALANEDCPTIDQVLGDERSPATGGLGSTTSRERYPHDRACFLLSAGEFQRTTDGNVRKENCSESPALIRYMQKEAVTVN, from the exons ATGATAGTTGTTGTCAAC taTGTGGCGTTTGCCTcactcttcttcatcctcctctccatctccaccTTCTGCCTGGAGACCCACGAAGTCTTCAACACCATCTACAACAAAACAGAGAACGTCACCATTGGCAACATGACACATCAGGAG ATAGTCTATGAAATTGTCACGGATTCCTGGCTTACATACGTGGAGGGCGTCTGCGTGATCTGGTTCACCATTGAGGTGATGATGCGTGTCATCTTCTGTCCTGACAAGGCAGAGTTCTTCCGCAGCGCCCTCAACATCATTGACTTTGTGGCCATCGTGCCGTTTTACCTGGAGGTGGCGCTGGCAGGCCTCTCCTCAAAAACAGCCAAAGACATGCTGAGCTTCCTCCGCGTGGTGCGCTTTGTCCGTATCTTGCGTATATTCAAGCTGACCCGTCACTTTGTGGGTTTGCGGGTCCTGGGACACACTCTGCGGGCGAGCACCAACGAGTTCCTTCTGCTCATCATCTTCCTGGCGCTGGGCGTCCTCATCTTTGCCACCATGATCTACTATGCTGAACGCATCGGTGCCGACCCGGCAGATCCGACGGCTGCAGCCCACacgacattcaagaacatcccCATTGGCTTCTGGTGGGCTGTGGTGACAATGACCACACTGGGATATGGGGACATGTACCCTGAGACGTGGTCAGGAATGTTGGTTGGTGCCCTCTGCGCCTTGGCTGGCGTGCTAACAATCGCCATGCCTGTGCCTGTCATTGTCAACAACTTCGGCATGTACTACTCCTTGGCCATGGCCAAGCAGAAGCTCCCCAAGAAGAGGAACAAGCACATCCCGCGAGCACCACAGCCGGGCAGCCCCAACTACTGCAAGCCAGATGCCTTGGCCATGGCAACCGCCTCGCCCCACAGGCTCATGGGAAATGTGCTTGGGCCCGGCATGGTTGGATCTGGCAGCATGATGGGAACTGGAGACTGCCCACTGGCACAGGAGGAGATCATTGAGATCAACAGggcag ATTCTAAGCAGAATGGAGACACAGCAGCCAACGCGGCCGCCCTGGCCAACGAGGACTGTCCCACCATCGACCAGGTGCTCGGGGACGAGCGCAGCCCGGCCACCGGAGGCCTCGGCTCCACCACCAGCCGCGAGCGCTACCCACATGACCGCGCCTGCTTCCTGCTGAGCGCCGGGGAGTTCCAGCGCACGACAGACGGGAACGTTCGGAAAG